From Streptomyces qinzhouensis, one genomic window encodes:
- a CDS encoding Cgl0159 family (beta/alpha)8-fold protein, producing the protein MSRVSIAGLTRIRSHRPEAVAEAASRRRRRPGLLGETGRLMIIAADHPARGALAVGDRPLAMANRLDLLERLCLALSRPGVDGVLATADILDDLLLLGALEDRIVIGSMNRGGLAGAAFELDDRFTGHRARDLARLGFDAGKLLLRIDYEDAGSLDTLHATARAVDEMAEHRLPVFVEPFICRRVDGKLRNDLGAEAVTRSIAIASGLAGTSAYTWLKVPVTEDPGDMEAVLETSTLPAVILGGEIGDDQHGAYEKWRTALRLPTVQGLVVGRSLLYPVDGDVAKAVDTAVSLL; encoded by the coding sequence ATGAGCCGGGTCTCGATCGCCGGACTGACCCGGATCCGCAGCCACCGGCCCGAAGCCGTGGCCGAGGCCGCGAGCCGCCGCAGACGACGGCCCGGGCTCCTCGGCGAGACCGGCCGGCTGATGATCATCGCGGCCGACCATCCGGCCCGGGGCGCCCTCGCCGTCGGCGACCGCCCGCTCGCCATGGCCAACCGCCTCGATCTGCTGGAGCGGCTCTGTCTCGCGCTCTCCCGGCCGGGCGTCGACGGGGTGCTGGCCACCGCCGACATCCTCGACGACCTGCTCCTCCTGGGCGCCCTGGAGGACCGGATCGTCATCGGCTCGATGAACCGCGGCGGCCTCGCGGGCGCCGCCTTCGAACTCGACGACCGGTTCACCGGCCACCGCGCCCGCGATCTGGCCCGGCTCGGTTTCGACGCCGGAAAGCTGCTGCTGCGCATCGACTACGAGGACGCGGGGTCCCTCGACACGCTCCACGCCACGGCCCGGGCCGTCGACGAGATGGCGGAGCATCGACTTCCGGTCTTTGTCGAGCCGTTCATCTGCCGCCGGGTGGACGGAAAACTCCGCAACGACCTCGGAGCCGAGGCGGTCACCCGGTCGATAGCCATCGCGTCCGGGCTGGCCGGAACGTCCGCGTACACCTGGCTGAAGGTCCCCGTGACCGAGGACCCCGGTGATATGGAGGCCGTACTGGAAACCTCCACCCTGCCCGCCGTCATCCTGGGGGGCGAGATCGGGGACGATCAGCACGGCGCGTACGAGAAGTGGCGGACGGCACTGCGACTGCCCACCGTCCAGGGGCTGGTGGTGGGGCGCTCGCTGCTCTACCCCGTGGACGGCGATGTCGCCAAGGCCGTCGACACGGCCGTGAGCCTGCTCTGA
- the iolC gene encoding 5-dehydro-2-deoxygluconokinase yields MPQPYDPPPYDVITMGRIGVDLYPLRTGVPLAEADTFGKFLGGSASNVAVGAARLGCRTAVITRTGRDPFGDYLHNALRAFGVDDRWVTPVAAYPTPVTFCEIFPPDDFPLYFYRQPKAPDLEIRTEELDLAEIRRARVFWVTGTGLSAEPSRGATQAALAHRDRSGITVLDLDWRPMFWRDPETARPYYREALGFATVAVGNVDECEIATGERDPETAARALLAAGVELAVVKQGPKGVLALHRDGTRAEVPPVSVEVVNGLGAGDAFGGALCHGLLAGRPLEQVMRYANAAGAIVAARLACSSAMPYADEVERVLAGGSVPPERAPAPPPPATAPTPGAPGTASRTAPGTASRTAPGTASGTASGTASGTASGEPS; encoded by the coding sequence ATGCCTCAGCCGTACGACCCCCCGCCGTACGACGTGATCACCATGGGCCGGATCGGCGTGGACCTGTACCCGCTGCGGACCGGTGTCCCGCTGGCCGAGGCCGACACCTTCGGAAAGTTCCTCGGCGGTTCCGCGAGCAATGTGGCCGTCGGCGCTGCCCGCCTCGGCTGCCGTACCGCGGTGATCACCCGCACCGGCCGCGACCCCTTCGGCGACTATCTCCACAACGCCCTGCGCGCTTTCGGCGTCGACGACCGCTGGGTCACCCCCGTCGCCGCTTATCCGACCCCGGTCACCTTCTGCGAGATCTTTCCCCCGGACGATTTCCCGCTCTACTTCTACCGGCAGCCCAAGGCCCCCGACCTGGAGATCCGTACCGAGGAACTGGATCTGGCGGAGATCCGGCGGGCCCGGGTCTTCTGGGTGACCGGCACCGGTCTGAGCGCCGAGCCCAGCCGGGGCGCCACCCAGGCCGCGCTCGCCCACCGGGACCGCTCCGGCATCACCGTCCTCGATCTCGACTGGCGGCCTATGTTCTGGCGGGACCCGGAGACGGCCCGCCCGTACTACCGGGAGGCCCTCGGCTTCGCCACCGTCGCCGTCGGCAACGTCGACGAGTGCGAGATCGCCACGGGGGAGCGCGACCCGGAGACCGCCGCCCGGGCGCTGCTCGCCGCCGGGGTCGAACTCGCCGTGGTCAAACAGGGCCCGAAGGGTGTGCTCGCGCTCCACCGCGACGGCACCCGGGCCGAGGTTCCGCCGGTCTCCGTCGAGGTCGTCAACGGACTGGGGGCGGGCGACGCCTTCGGCGGCGCGCTCTGCCACGGGCTGCTGGCCGGCCGGCCCCTGGAGCAGGTGATGCGGTACGCCAACGCGGCCGGCGCGATCGTGGCGGCCCGGCTCGCCTGTTCGAGCGCCATGCCGTACGCGGACGAGGTCGAACGGGTCCTCGCGGGCGGATCCGTACCGCCGGAACGGGCCCCGGCACCGCCGCCACCGGCGACCGCGCCCACCCCGGGAGCCCCCGGCACCGCGTCCCGCACCGCCCCCGGCACCGCGTCCCGCACCGCCCCCGGCACCGCGTCCGGCACCGCGTCCGGCACCGCGTCCGGCACCGCGTCCGGAGAGCCGTCATGA
- a CDS encoding sugar phosphate isomerase/epimerase family protein has product MTSHVAPLNRIRVGSAPDSWGVWFPDDPRQVPWRRFLDEVADAGYEWIELGPYGYLPSDPAVLAAETGRRGLKVSAGTVFTGLHHGPAVWDETWAQVSRIAALTEAMGARHLVVIPSFWRDDKTGKVLEDSVLTAQQWRDLTRQTERLGREVRERYGLEIVVHPHADTHIDGAENVARFLDATDPGLVSLCLDTGHYAYCGGDSVKLIETYGERIGYLHLKQVDPEVLAGVVAEGVPFGPAVARGVMCEPPGGVPALEPVLAAAQALGIELFAIVEQDMYPCPPEKPFPIAERTRRFLRSCGV; this is encoded by the coding sequence ATGACCAGCCATGTCGCTCCCCTGAACCGCATCCGGGTCGGCTCGGCCCCCGATTCCTGGGGCGTGTGGTTTCCCGATGATCCCCGGCAGGTCCCGTGGCGGCGTTTCCTCGACGAGGTCGCCGACGCGGGGTACGAGTGGATCGAGCTCGGCCCGTACGGCTATCTGCCCTCCGATCCGGCGGTACTGGCCGCCGAGACCGGGCGCCGGGGCCTGAAGGTGTCGGCGGGCACCGTTTTCACCGGGCTCCACCACGGCCCCGCCGTCTGGGACGAGACCTGGGCGCAGGTCTCCCGCATCGCCGCGCTGACCGAGGCGATGGGCGCCCGCCATCTGGTGGTCATCCCGTCCTTCTGGCGGGACGACAAGACCGGGAAGGTGCTGGAGGACAGCGTCCTGACGGCACAGCAGTGGCGCGATCTGACCCGTCAGACGGAACGGCTCGGACGGGAGGTCCGGGAGCGGTACGGGCTGGAGATCGTCGTCCATCCGCATGCCGACACCCATATCGACGGCGCGGAGAACGTGGCCCGTTTCCTCGACGCCACCGACCCCGGACTGGTCTCCCTGTGCCTGGACACCGGGCATTACGCCTACTGCGGCGGCGACAGTGTGAAGCTCATCGAGACCTACGGGGAGCGGATCGGCTACCTCCACCTCAAGCAGGTCGATCCGGAGGTCCTGGCCGGGGTGGTGGCGGAGGGAGTGCCCTTCGGGCCCGCGGTGGCGCGGGGCGTGATGTGCGAGCCGCCGGGCGGGGTGCCGGCGCTGGAGCCGGTCCTGGCCGCCGCGCAGGCGCTCGGGATCGAGCTGTTCGCCATCGTCGAGCAGGACATGTATCCGTGCCCGCCGGAGAAGCCGTTCCCGATCGCGGAGCGGACCCGGCGCTTCCTGCGCTCCTGCGGCGTCTGA
- a CDS encoding helix-turn-helix transcriptional regulator — translation MSDRRLWSYKEIAAHIRVQPDTVRSYRKHGHLPPPDLVEAGKPYWYADTIRAWVANRPGNNRGRR, via the coding sequence ATGTCGGACAGAAGGCTCTGGTCGTACAAGGAGATCGCCGCGCACATCCGGGTGCAGCCGGACACCGTTCGCTCCTATCGCAAGCACGGACATCTGCCGCCGCCCGATCTGGTCGAGGCCGGGAAGCCGTACTGGTACGCGGACACCATCCGCGCCTGGGTGGCCAACCGTCCGGGCAACAACCGCGGCCGCCGCTGA